Part of the Musa acuminata AAA Group cultivar baxijiao chromosome BXJ2-7, Cavendish_Baxijiao_AAA, whole genome shotgun sequence genome is shown below.
cgatcgcactgtagcgctgcaacctatttaaatatgtatttttataaacaaacaaaactaaggcaaaacagaCTATCATGTTTCTGTACAAACATGCAAAAGCGACAAActgattcgttgaacgaagttgttacgagtatgcgatgaccgttcgtgacaacaagATAATCAATCACATAGAATAGAATCTCGACATTAACTAGTTTGGATTACAggcatataaaaatataaaatatttgaaatattactGATCAATTTaatagttttgttttcaatattaACATCAATTAAAATTTCATATggagaattaaatttaaatttaaagattGAAAGTAATCAATATGAGATTTCCGAGGGACGTATTTGCAATTTTTTGCAGAATGGCTAATTATAAGCTCAACTGAAGGTCAACTGAAAACTCTCTTCGGCTCCCCCTCTTCGTTCGTCTCTTTCCCTTCCATTCCATCCCATGGCCATCGTAGTGGCAAAGATCGGTGCCGTTTTGTCGGCCAAAACCCTAGCGCTTGAGCGCTTCCTTTCCTCGCCCTCCTATTCTTCCTCGACCCGTGGCGTTGGCCTCAGGGTCGCCTGCAGATCTTCGCCTTCTCCTTCCACGGAGACCGGGATCTCACGGGCTCAGCGGCGCATGGTCGAGGCGTTCAATCCCGATATTCCCCTCGCCGAAGCCATCACGCCCCCCAGCTCGTGGTGCACCGATCCTTCTTTCCTCGCCCTCGAGTTCGACCGCGTCTTCTTCCGGGGATGGCAGGCCGTCGGTAATTCCTCCTCCTTGAATCTAGAAAACACCCTTCTTTATCTATTGCTCGATTGAACATAACTACGTAAAGAGGGGAAGGAATTTATCACAATCTGTCGCCATGTTAATGATATCTGATCATCTTTATGGTGATTTAGGGTGTGATACGCCCTGATCATTGGAAAAAGACTTTTGTTATGTGTGTTCCTTATCGTTGTTAGGGTTTATATTGATTGAATATGGCTCCTCTCTTATTGTATAGTCGTCCTGTAATCTTTGATTCGGAAGAGCTGGAATTTTTATCTGCAGATTGTATTCAGTAGTTGCTGAGTTTCTTAACTTAATGATATGTAGGTTACACTGAACAGATTGAGCAGCCTCATGATTTCTTCACAGGAAGGTAGTACCTTTCTTTTTAACCAAGCTTGTGTTTTGGTAAGTTAAGTAATTTGTGTTTGGTGCTTGTTCTTGTGGCTAATGTGGATGTGGTGGAAACTAAACTCCAGTGCTAGTTCGAAAATAGCTTTTAGATTGAATCCATGAATTCTTGAAAAGTAATATATAGTCCTGGAAACTAGCTCTGAAGACGCCTTGCCACATCTCTGCATCATTTTTAGTTACTGAATTTCTGTAGCTCAGAGAAAAAGTCTGCCTTTTTGTCATACTTATAAAACTGAATTCATTTGACTTTGTGTCAAATTGGCAGTTGAATTTTGAAGATATCATGAGAAAACATAATATGAAACCTGGACATACATGCACCCTAAGTTGTTCTGTTAGTAGAGACTTTATATATGTGGTAGGATTCATTATTGATCTATTACCTAAATTGACTAATAGAACACAGTTCCATGTGTAAGGGCACAAGGTTAACTTTTCTAGAAATCATAAGAAGCATGAGACCCCTTTAACAGTAATTAGGAATGGACTTAGTCATGTACTTAGTTATAAAGCTCTTTCTCTATGCAACATCAGACCTTATTCTTTTTGAAATCCTAAATTAGTATCATATTTTAGGACGGACAACTTGTTTAACTAATTCAGAATTTCAAATTGTACATGACATAACTGATCTGTTTGCTTGTGCACACTGTTTCTAATTACAGACTGGGAAATGTTGAATTTATTGTTTGCCGAGATACTAATGGAACTCTTCGTGCTTTTCACAATGTGTGCCGCCACCATGCTTCTCTAGTTGCCTCTGGAAGTGGGCAGAAGTCATGCTTTGTGTGCCCTTATCATGTGAGTTTCTAGAAGTGAAATCATATCTAAAAAACATTTAAGGACATATCTAGGCATGTGCACAAACTCTCGTGTTCTCATAAATTTACATGATTAATATGAATCATCTTATATCATTTGTGTATCATGACATCTAGTTCTTCTAATATCTTATTTCTTTAGGGGTGGACCTATGGTCTAGATGGCACCCTATTGAAGGCTACTCGAATTACAGGAATCAAGAACTTCAAAAAGGATGTATGTTTTGTACAGATGTGTTCCATTTTTTTCTATAAGTTCTTTCCATGATGTAGAGGTGAAGTGGATCTTTGCTCTTGGGGAGCAGGAATTTGGTCTTATACCATTGGCGGTGGCTACATGGGGACCTTTTGTACTCATCAGATTCGACAGGCATCCTGTTCCTCAGCAAAATTGTTGTACTAAGACAGTGGAAAATGAATGGCTTGGGAGTGCTTCAAATATCCTGAGCACGAATGGGATCGACTCTTCATTGAAACATGTTTGTAGGCGTGAATATACTGTCCAATGTAATTGGAAGGTATGATGTAGCAATGCCTAACTTCATTGGCAGTTAGCATTTCATTTGTTGGTAACTAGGCTTTAGCATTGACAAGAAAAAGTAGATGACGTCATGCATAATATATCTATTATTTTCTCATCAATTTTGCCATTCATCCAGGTTTTCTGTGACAACTACTTGGATGGTGGATATCATGTTCCTTATGCTCATGGAGATCTTGCATCTGGTCTTAATCTTGACTCATATTCAACCCTTGTATGGTAACTCCTAAGTATGACTATTCATTTTTAGATCTTTCATATCCTTTGTTGTTCTCATAATACAATCTCAAACTTGGCATTTGTAATAATCGGAGTAGTAGTCTTTGTAGTTCTTTATTGTTTCTTGAACCTGTACATGCTGAAGTAGACACATGAAACTTTGGACATGATTCATCTAACTCCTATAAGAGCTTTTACTTATTCTACTTTGATGTTTCATCTAATTTTTCCCTTTTCCTGATACCGATGTACAACCAGATTTAATCTTAGCTTTGCATGCATCTATGTCAACTCTTTATGGAACTGATTTAAACTATATTACTAATTTAGTCCCTTTTATTATTCTGAATCTGTATAGGAAATAAATAAAAGCAACAAGATTTTGTATGTTACTCTCCTTTTGAGCTCTTAACTGTGCTATGCAGATATTTGAGAAAGTGAGCATTCAAAGATGTGAAGGTGGGCCAACAGATAAAGATGGATTTGATCGGCTAGGCTCAAAAGCATTATATGCTTTTGTTTATCCTAACTTCATGATCAACAGGTCTGTTGGAACTTATTCAGCTTCTTTGAATAGAAAACACAGGATTATGGTATTTAGCAGCTCTTGTGCTTTTATGTCAAGTGATATTTGATTATTGGGTATATGTAATGCAGATATGGTCCATGGATGGACACTAACTTAGTTGTTCCAGTGACCACAACCAAATGTCAAGTGATATTTGATTATTTTCTTGATGTGTCCCTTGTGGTGAGTACCTTAATGCTTGTTTTGCTCGTTAGAAATTCATTAACGTTCATCCTAGAAAGTGCAATTCCAACTTCTGATAGCCTTTCATGTTGCTGTGGAGCATATTTGTCATATCTGTCATTATCTGTCACAGAATTAAGGGTCATTCAGGATGAGTCatctgaaaattttggagttattGTGATTGATGAGTGTGGCACAATTTCCTTGACTCAGATCAATACATGACTTGATCCTTAGTCACCTAAATTGCAAAGGAGCAACTTTATCATTGACCTTACTGGGGCTATAACCTAGCTAAACTGGTAGAAAGATCTGTGTGAAAAATTTTCTTCTTGTTGGCCAATAGCTTCATCTTAAAATGGACTTTCAAACTCATTAAAATAACTGCATCCGGTCCATACTTGCACCATGGATTTATTGCTGGATCTCTATGTGACAAGATTTGCCTATTGATTTAAGTGCTGAAATATTTCCAATTTCTGTTTAACATGGTTGCACTAAAAGTTTCAGTTTAGATAGCTCATGAAAGTGCAGGTATTGGACTTCAAGCTCCTTTCTTTTACCCTAATATTCTTCAGAGATTCAAAAATTTGTAAGGCATTATCTTGTTCCCAACAACATTTTGGTATATTGGTTGTTTTGGAACATCAATAAGGCAAAACTAATGCTGAAGGATAAAATTCAGCATCAGTATATTTAAGTGCTTCATTTGTCTACCATGGTTTCTAGGGTTCTAGAATATCACAACTTTGTTCTTGTTTGATCCATTCGATATTTCAGCTTTACTAAGCTCTCTCGTATGAACTGCTCCAGGATGACAAGGTGTTCATCGAGAGAAGTTTAGAAGAGAGTGAGAGAGTGCAGGTGCGTTATCACTTCTTCCTCAGCCTTGTTGCATATTAAAATTGAATGAACAGATTGAGGTCCTCAACACAAGCTTCCAAATTGGAGTGCAGATAGAAGACATCGTACTATGTGAAGGGGTTCAGCGAGGCCTGGAATCGCCAGCTTACTGCAGCGGAAGATATGCGCCAACGGTTGAGATGGCCATGCATCACTTCCACTGTCGTCTGCATGAGTGCCTTGGTAACATCTAATGTGTTACTGCTTGCTTCTCCTTCATAGAACATATGAACCTTAGCATCACAACTTAAATTTGTTGGATTCCTAGCAAATTTATTTGTAATGCTAAAATATATAGACTTCATTTTGGTAATATTGATACCAAGCATAGTCGAATAACTTGTCGAGCCAACTCGAAGGCTCAAGTTGTGATATACAACCAACAACAGAAATTATAGAATATATATTAAGTCTCCAAATTATTGTGCAAATCTCAGTAAACATGACCTATgtcattcatcatcatcatctacagCAGAATATCTATGTACACTCCGGATGTCGAACAATTCGTCTGTGTTCAGCTTAAAAAAATGAGCGGCAAGCAAAAGGAAGGAACGACCGACAAACTACAACGGGAgatgaaaaaggagaagaaattgtgtACTTATAATCATGGGCTTCTCATACGTCTGATGCAGAGAGATGTTCAAGCGTAGAAGGTGGTGGCAGTCGAGGAAGCTCGATGGGAGACCAAGCGACGGCGGCAGAGGGTGCAGATGAACTTCCGCTTGGTCCTGAAGCAGAGGGGGAGGAAGCAGAAGCTGCAGGCGCTCTCCACGTCGGTGGCCACGACCTTGCCGCCGCAGTAGGGGCAGCTTCCTGGGGCCGTGTAACTCCGCAGCACTCGCTGCTCCACGTCGCACAGCAACACCaggcacatctctctctctctccctcttgcGCGCGAGCGTTTCAGTGCAGTCGCGGAGATTTATGGTGAATTTTTGGAAAAGGCCTTTGACTTTCAGTTTTTTTCTAAagcattcttattttaaaaaatatctaaatagCACATCTATTTTATAAAATCTAAATAGCACTTCCAAGGGTTTAGGGTTTTCGGTTTTTGCGTTGAGTTCTTGTGTTGGTACTGTTccattcaataaaaaataaatattatctttgaatctattttataaaaaataatattatcataaactgtataaaaataatattatccttGAAATTTTGATTGGGTTCACATAGGGTTAATCGAAAAAAAAGTTTTACTTGAATCGATTCACATTTACCAATCGATGTCATCGGTGGTGTACAACATTGTATCTTTGACCTTTTCATATTCTATCGATGTCTTCGACTTTCACCTATTCTGTAGTCATTACGTAGCGTTGAGTTCCTACATCGAAAGGTTTAGGGTTTTCGGCAGTTACCAAGGTACGTTGAGTTCTTGTGTCGACACTATTCCATTGTATTCTGTCGCCACTATAATGAGACTTCTAGGGTTCTAGCATTTTATTTTTGTGTCGAGTTCCATATTCTCAACTACAATGGTTCCAGCTTGTTGGCTTCTAGGGTTTCATCGTTTGCGACAGCGCTTCTACCTCATTTCTATAATATTTTGAAGCTAGGTCATATGAACATTGTGAACATTTGATGTTTACCGTTCTGATCAATGTGAAGGGAGGGTTATGGGTTTTTACTATCAAGATTTtgaacattgtttattaaataaatttaaacaGTGCACTTCtatatcaaattttataattttgagtattttttaatcaatttttcaACTGAATAGTCTTTCATTTTCTTATTTCtccttatatttaaattatatcataatataatgcgTCCATATAACAGGTCcacaatatatgaaaaaaaattgtcCATAAATTTTTTTCCTAATACTCAATACCttatttttggataaaataaaaaataatatattgattaGAAGGACTATTAAAAATGATTAGAATTTTTTAATATGGCACAGTTGGACATACATCACTGTTTTTCTATTTTAgagatattttttgatatttttatgaattttccaGCATTTAAacaatatatcattttataatttttctccttatttttttatttttacaaaaatataatatatcaatataatatttcttgacatttgagcttctaaataggtccaaaaatattttttaaaatgcgatgtattatgttttaaaaaaatacaaACAATGCATATTATAGAAATACTATTCAAAATGACATGAAACTTTTAGAAAAGCTTTGAAAATGATAGAGCTAGACATATGTCATTGCTTTTTTCCATTTTAAAGAATTTTTATTCTTGTTATGAATTTTTTAGAATcggaatagtattttttattttctccttttttaatttctATCAAAATATAATGCATCaatgtaatatttttttgatatttgaattTCTAAATATGGCCACAATATATGGAGAAAATTTAATCtataaaaaaatttctaatatGCGATGTAATATTTTtggaaaaaatttaaataatagtGTGTCACTTAGTAGCACTATtcaaaattatctaaatttttaAATTGCATTAAATACAACATGGATGTGCATATGTcattatttttcattttaaagaaaattttgatatttttgtgaaaattttaaattttaaatagtatttcattttttattttctttttttaatttctatcaaAATATAATGCAtccatttaatattttttaacatttgagcttctaaatgcaACCATAATATATAGAGAGATTTTGATCTAAATAGATATATAATatgtgatgcactatttttggagaaaatttaaaaatagtaCATCACATACAAGAATTGTTCCAAATGATatgaaattttaagaaaaatttgAATATGACACATATGACATATGCCACTATTTtttgttttagatttttttgatatttttacattttttttttgcatctaAATAgggttttattattttattttctatttttaaatttcTATCAATATATAATGGattcatgtaatattttttaatatttgagcttctaaataggtcCACAATATATGAAAAAATTTTATCCAGAAAAAAATTTTCCTAATATGGAATGTAACATTTTTGGGAAAAAGTTAAAAATAATATGTCGCATTGTTTCAAATGACCTAATTTTTTTAGAAAAGTTCTAAATACAACACTGATGGACATATGTCACTTTTTTTATTTCAtagaattttttgatatttttataaattttttagcaTCTAAACAATATTTCAATTTATTGTTTTCCCTTTGTTTTTAAATTCTACTAAATATAATTCATCCATGCAATGCTTTctaacatttgagcttctaaataggtccataatatatatatatatatatatatatatatatatatatatataatttggtctaaaaaatattttttaatatgtgaTGCACTCTTTTGGAAAAAGTTCAAA
Proteins encoded:
- the LOC135617599 gene encoding choline monooxygenase, chloroplastic-like isoform X2; protein product: MAIVVAKIGAVLSAKTLALERFLSSPSYSSSTRGVGLRVACRSSPSPSTETGISRAQRRMVEAFNPDIPLAEAITPPSSWCTDPSFLALEFDRVFFRGWQAVGYTEQIEQPHDFFTGRLGNVEFIVCRDTNGTLRAFHNVCRHHASLVASGSGQKSCFVCPYHGWTYGLDGTLLKATRITGIKNFKKDEFGLIPLAVATWGPFVLIRFDRHPVPQQNCCTKTVENEWLGSASNILSTNGIDSSLKHVCRREYTVQCNWKVFCDNYLDGGYHVPYAHGDLASGLNLDSYSTLIFEKVSIQRCEGGPTDKDGFDRLGSKALYAFVYPNFMINRYGPWMDTNLVVPVTTTKCQVIFDYFLDVSLVDDKVFIERSLEESERVQIEDIVLCEGVQRGLESPAYCSGRYAPTVEMAMHHFHCRLHECLEYLCTLRMSNNSSVFSLKK
- the LOC135617599 gene encoding choline monooxygenase, chloroplastic-like isoform X4, encoding MAIVVAKIGAVLSAKTLALERFLSSPSYSSSTRGVGLRVACRSSPSPSTETGISRAQRRMVEAFNPDIPLAEAITPPSSWCTDPSFLALEFDRVFFRGWQAVGYTEQIEQPHDFFTGRLGNVEFIVCRDTNGTLRAFHNVCRHHASLVASGSGQKSCFVCPYHGWTYGLDGTLLKATRITGIKNFKKDEFGLIPLAVATWGPFVLIRFDRHPVPQQNCCTKTVENEWLGSASNILSTNGIDSSLKHVCRREYTVQCNWKVFCDNYLDGGYHVPYAHGDLASGLNLDSYSTLIFEKVSIQRCEGGPTDKDGFDRLGSKALYAFVYPNFMINRYGPWMDTNLVVPVTTTKCQVIFDYFLDVSLVDDKVFIERSLEESERVQIEDIVLCEGVQRGLESPAYCSGRYAPTVEMAMHHFHCRLHECLA
- the LOC135617599 gene encoding choline monooxygenase, chloroplastic-like isoform X3, whose amino-acid sequence is MAIVVAKIGAVLSAKTLALERFLSSPSYSSSTRGVGLRVACRSSPSPSTETGISRAQRRMVEAFNPDIPLAEAITPPSSWCTDPSFLALEFDRVFFRGWQAVGYTEQIEQPHDFFTGRLGNVEFIVCRDTNGTLRAFHNVCRHHASLVASGSGQKSCFVCPYHGWTYGLDGTLLKATRITGIKNFKKDEFGLIPLAVATWGPFVLIRFDRHPVPQQNCCTKTVENEWLGSASNILSTNGIDSSLKHVCRREYTVQCNWKVFCDNYLDGGYHVPYAHGDLASGLNLDSYSTLIFEKVSIQRCEGGPTDKDGFDRLGSKALYAFVYPNFMINRYGPWMDTNLVVPVTTTKCQVIFDYFLDVSLVDDKVFIERSLEESERVQIEDIVLCEGVQRGLESPAYCSGRYAPTVEMAMHHFHCRLHECLGNI
- the LOC135617600 gene encoding uncharacterized protein LOC135617600 produces the protein MCLVLLCDVEQRVLRSYTAPGSCPYCGGKVVATDVESACSFCFLPLCFRTKRKFICTLCRRRLVSHRASSTATTFYA
- the LOC135617599 gene encoding choline monooxygenase, chloroplastic-like isoform X1, with the translated sequence MAIVVAKIGAVLSAKTLALERFLSSPSYSSSTRGVGLRVACRSSPSPSTETGISRAQRRMVEAFNPDIPLAEAITPPSSWCTDPSFLALEFDRVFFRGWQAVGYTEQIEQPHDFFTGRLGNVEFIVCRDTNGTLRAFHNVCRHHASLVASGSGQKSCFVCPYHGWTYGLDGTLLKATRITGIKNFKKDEFGLIPLAVATWGPFVLIRFDRHPVPQQNCCTKTVENEWLGSASNILSTNGIDSSLKHVCRREYTVQCNWKVFCDNYLDGGYHVPYAHGDLASGLNLDSYSTLIFEKVSIQRCEGGPTDKDGFDRLGSKALYAFVYPNFMINRYGPWMDTNLVVPVTTTKCQVIFDYFLDVSLVDDKVFIERSLEESERVQIEDIVLCEGVQRGLESPAYCSGRYAPTVEMAMHHFHCRLHECLAEYLCTLRMSNNSSVFSLKK